Genomic window (Cytophagales bacterium):
CCATATTTTTACTTTTTACTTTTTACTTTTTACTTTTATTCGTGCCTGTCCCGTACCTTTGGTCGGGATAGTTCCTTTATTACAAATGAAATTACATATAACAATATTATTGCTATACTCATTGAGTTTTTTGAACGCCCAGGACGAAAAACTAATAAAACGTCTGGAAAAAGATGCAAAGGAATACTTCCGTATTGAAGAATATCATAATGCACTGCCCCTCTACTTAAAGCTCGATAGCATATCCCCGGATAATCCTGAATACAATTACAGAATAGGGGTTTGCTACCTGCACTCAAATAATGAACCGTTTTCGTTGACTTATTTACAACGGGCAGAAAAGATGAATTATAAAGATGAGAAGCTAAATTATCGTCTGGGCAAAGCGCTGCATTTTAATCATCAGTTTGACGCAGCAATAGAAGCGTTTCATAAATACCTGAGAACCTTGAAATCTGATGACACTGGCGACAGGAAATTGATGGAAGAAGTAAACCGCTACATTGGCCAGTGCCATATAGGAAGAAAATTATTAACGAAACCATTGGATATTCGCATTGAAAATCTAGGCCCTGTAATTAACAGCCGTTTCCCCGATTATGCACCGGTAATATCGGCTGATGAAACAGTACTTATTTTCACATCAAGGAGAGATAATACCACTGGCGGCTATATTGACGAAGAAGGTAAATATTTTGAAGATATTTACATTTCCTATAAAGAAAAAATTTATATAGACAATGAAAAACAATATAAATACTCAGATCTACTCAAAAAATTTGGTATAAAAAAGACTGATACATTGATAAACCAGGGTACCTTTAAGGTAACGGAGCAATGGACAAAACCACAAAACATGAAGATCAATACCGAAACGCATGATGCCTGCGTTGCAATTTCTCCTGACGGGCAAAAGCTTTTTACCTACAAAACCAACAGAAGCGCTATCAGGTCTGGCGATATTTATGTAAGCGAATTGACCGGCAATGAATGGTCAATCCCCCAAAGACTACCCGATGAGATCAACACCAAAGGATGGGAACCAAGCTGCAGTATTTCTGCTGATGAAAAAAAACTCTTCTTTTCTTCCGATAGAGAAGGCGGATTTGGTGGAACCGATATCTATATGTCTGTAAAACTACCAAATGGTAAGTGGTCAGTAGCCAAAAATATAGGCCCGAAAATCAATACACCCTATGACGAAGATGCTCCTTTCATTCATCCGGACGGAAAAACACTCTATTTTAGCTCAAAAGGCCATGAAAGCATCGGGGGATTTGATATTTTTACAAGCGTTTATGTTGAGGAAATGGATGACTGGTTTGCAGCAAAAAACATTGGCTATCCTATCAATACTTCCGGGGATGACATTTTTTTTGTGTGGTCAGCCGATGGAAAAAGAGGGTATTTTTCATCAGTCAGAGATGACAGTTATGGAGATAAGGATATCTATGTTGTTTACAGACCTGAATCAGAAATTTCACTTGTGGTATTAAAAGGGCATGTATTAAATTCCAAAACGAATGAACCAATAGGTGCTACTATTGTATTTATGAATAATACCGATACTAAATTAATTGGATATTATAATTCAAACAGCTTTACCGGTAAATACACCATCATATTACCACCCGGCAAAAATTACGGAATCACTGTAGAAGCGCCTGGTTATTTATTTCATTCGGAAAATTTTGACCTCCCTGATCTTCAAGATTATAAAGAAATAGAAAAGGATATTTTATTAGACCCTATTGAAATCGGGAAAAAAAGCATACTCAGGAATGTATTTTTCGATTATGCAAAAGCGCACTTAAGAGATGAATCCAAACCGGAATTAGAAAGATTATATGTGCTTCTAAAAAGAAATTCTACCTTGAAAATAAAGATCTCCGGCCATACTGATAACCATGGATCCCATGAATACAATATACAGCTTTCCCAGTCAAGAGCTCAATCGGTAGTTGACTGGCTCATTAACAGAGGCACGGAAAAAGAAAGATTAACTGCGGTAGGACAGGGTGAAACACAACCAATGACTCCAAACGAGAACGCTGACGGAAGCGATAATCCCGAAGGCAGGCAACTGAATCGCAGAACGGAGTTTGAGATAATCTAAAGCGCATGGCCCCGCCAGTTGGCGGGGCTATGCAAAATAAATTTAGAATATAATTTGGATTAAACATTTTCGTTAACTAATTTTGAACTCATTAACTAAAAAACTAATAACTAAACTAATACTATGAAAAACATCAAGTCTCTATATACACTATGCCCCGCCAACTGGCGGGGCCATGCGCTATGCACCATGCGTTTATTTACAACAGGGCTGGCTTTAATAGTTTTTACAAATGCTTATGCCCAGAATATAAAAAAAATCATGCAAAAGGCAGATTATTTTTTCGAAGAAAGTGATTATAAGGCTGCTATACCGTTATATCTTGAGGCATTGGAATTAGACCCTCAAGGGGTAAACAAATATTACAAAAAAACTTTTGCCGGTGTAGCTACTACGCAATACAGGTTAGGACTTTGTTATTTACAAACCACCTTCAAAACAAAATCTATCCCGCATCTTAAAAAAGCGTTTAAAATGAATCCTTTAGTGCATGCCGAGGTACAATACCATTTAGGGTTGGCCTATCAATTAAACCATAGATTTGATGAAGCAATCGCTTCTTTCAGATCATTCAAAGGAACTTTGAGTGAAAAAGAGCAGATAAAAATTCAGGAATTAAACCGGAAAATACTAGAATGTAAAAATGGGATTGAGATGGTCAAAAATCCTGTAAAAGCAAAATTAGATAATTTAGGGCCAGTTGTCAACTCTAAATATAATGATTTTGCACCTGTTATTTCAGCAGATGAATCAATATTAATGTTTACTTCAAGGAGACCGGGTTCAATAGGGGGCGATCAAGATGAATTTGGAGAACATTATGAAGACATTTACACTTCATACAATATTGATGGCAACTGGACAGAACCCCGTAATATGGGAAAACCCATCAATACTAATGACCATGATGCCACGATAGCGCTTTCTCCTGATGGTAAACGGCTATTTATTTATAATAGTGATAATGGAGGCGATATCTTTTATTCAGAACTTAAGGGAGATATATGGTCGAAACCCCAAGGCTTTGGTAAGAATATTAATAGCAAAAATACAGAACCATCAGTATCTATGACTTCTGATCATAAGACAATTTATTTTTCATCTAATAAACCTGGCGGTTATGGGGGATTAGATATTTATATGAGTAAGCTAGATGCAAAAGGTAAATGGGGGCAAGCAATTAACCTTGGCCCGGTTATCAATACTAAATACGATGACGATGCACCTTTCATACAAGTAAATGGCAGAGATTTGTATTTTAGCTCAAGGGGACTTAAAGGAATGGGAGATTATGATATTTACAGGTCTACCTTGAAAGGAGGCGTATGGTCAGAACCGGAAAACCTGGGTTATCCTATTAATACTGCAGGCGCTGACATATATTTCGTTCTTTCTGCTGATAATAAACATGGTTATTATGCTTCTGATAAAGAAGACGGGATAGGTGCAAAAGATATCTATATGATATCAATGCCTGAAAGAAAAAAAATTGCAGCGGTTACTACCAAACGAAAAACGATCAAAACAAACCCCAAAAAGAAAATTATAGCGCCCGTAAAGAAAGTCAAAACAGTCACTGCGATTACTATACTTAAAGGCACAATCAGGGATGATTTTACCAAGAAACCTTTGGATGCAAAGGTCGTGGTAATTGATAATGCAAAGAATCAAACGATCTTTCAAGAAACAGCAGATCCACTTACCGGTAAATACCAGGTTGATCTGCCTTCAGGGAAAAACTACGGCATTCGTGCTGAAAAAAAAGACTATATGTTCCATTCAGAAAATGTTAACATTCCTGCAAGCGAAGGTTTCCAGGAAATCACCAAAGATATATATCTGAAGAAAATCGCTATAGGCACCAAAGTAGTGCTTAAAAATATATTCTTCGATCTCGGTAAAGCTAACCTGAGACCTGAATCAGGAGCAGAGCTGGTAAAATTGGCAACGCTTCTTCAGGAAAACCCTACGATAAAAATAGAAATTTCAGGACATACAGATAACGCAAGCTCCTGGGCATATAATAAAAAACTTTCAGAGAACCGGGCAAAGTCGGTAGTTGATTATTTAAGGTTTGAAGGCATTGAAGAATGGAGGTTGAGATATGCGGGTTACTCTTTCGACAAGCCCATCGCTTCTAATGATACTAAAGCAGGCAGACAGTTGAATCGCAGGGTGGAATTTGAGATTATTGGAAACTAATCACAAACCATTTAACCATATAGCCATATAACCATTTGTTGATTAATAACGAAAGAATCTATTTATTACTAAATTTACGCCATGAGACATGGGTATGTGTTTATCATATTATGTTCTATATCATTTTCTTCTGCACTTAAAGCCCAGGTTGAAGGTGATTTGGTTGCTCTTGCAGATGAGATGTATTCATTTGGAGATAAAAGAGGCGCCCAGGGAGTATATCTGGAAGCGCTTACTACTAACCCGGACAATGCGAGAGCCAACCTGATGGTAGGCGTAAGTTATCTTGAAACCATCTACAAAAATAAAGCTGCCCCCTATTTAGAAAAAGCCTATCAACTTAACCCTGGTATTCAGGCGGATATACTCTTACTGCTCGGAAGTGCGTTCCAATATCAATATAAATTTGACAAGGCTATAGAATTTTACAATAATTATAAGTCTAAATTCACTGACGATGATACGGATTATGACCATGGTGATGATATCATCAGGCTGATAGATCGAAAGGTCTATGAATGCAATAACGGGAAAGAATTTATAGCTAATCCCGTTGATATAGCAATTCATAATCTCGGACATATGAACAGCCCGGAACCAGATTATGCTCCCCTCATCTCTGCCGGAGACGATATACTGATCTTTACATCAAGAAGAGAGGGCAGCACAGGTGAAAATAAGGATATAGACAATATGTTTTTCGAAGATATATACATTTGCCATAAAAAAGGCCATCGTTGGTCTAACCCTGAAAATATCGGGCCGCCAATAAATACCAAATTCCACGATGCCAGCGTAGGATTATCAGCTGACGGTAAACGACTTTATATTTACCAGGATAATGAGTTTGGAAGCGGGGGTATTTTTTATTGTAATCAGAACAGCAGTGGCAAATGGTCCAAACCCAAACCTGTCATGGCAATTAATTCTGAATATATTGAAAATTCTGCAACTCTATCGGCAGATTTCAAAAGCTTATACTTTTCAAGCAACAGGCCAGGTGGATATGGTGGATTGGATTTATACGTGTGTAAAAGAAATGAAAAACATAAGTGGGGAAAGCCCATAAATCTTGGACCAACAATAAATACGGAATACGATGAAGACAACCCTGTTCCTGATATTGATAACAAAACCTTATATTTCAGCTCCACAGGCCATAAGGGAATGGGAGATTATGATATATACAAAACTATTTTTATAAACGAGGATGAAGGATGGACAGAGCCTGAAAATATGGGTTATCCCGTTAATTCTCCTGATGCTGATATACACTTTGTGCTTTCCGGTGATGGAAGGTTTGCTTATTATTCTTCAATTAAAGATTATGGTGTTGGGGAGCAAGACCTGTTTATTATGAAAATGCCTGAAAGAGCATACCAGGATGAAGTGTTGATTAATTTAGCTAATATTACGGGAAAAACAGTAGTTGAACTCAAAGAAGATCAAAAAATTCATAATCAATCATTTGTTTATACAGCAAAGGTTGACGAAAAAGTCAGAGTAAAACAGGATCTTTTAGCACGGATGGATACATATGATGAAGATACTCAAGGATTACCGCAAATATTAGCTGATGCTTTAGCAGGTGTATCATTTGATCAGAGTCCTTTGTTCAAAGATACAGATTCGGACAATAATCACTGTATTACTACCTTTGAGATATATTCTATGATTGACATTTTTTTTGAGGGAAAAACAAATTATTCGGTCAAACAAATATATAGACTGATTGATTTTTACTTTGAACAAGACTGTTGAAAAATAAAGTAAAAAGTAAAAAGTAAAAAGTAAAAATATGGAGGCAGTTTTTTTTATTTATGAATAAATTGAGTATTTTTTTTCTTGGGACTTGGAACTTGGAATTTGGAACTTGGGATTTGGAATTTGGGACTTCGAGTTTCGGATTTCGAATTTCGGATTTTGGATTTGGAATTTGGGACTTGGGACTTCGTGATTTTTACTTTTTACTTTTTACTTGGAATTTGGGACTTGGGACTTAAATTTAATTATATAGATTATTTATACAATTAGACAGTAGTATTTCGTACTTCTTACAACTAAATATGTATAGATTATTAACAATATCGCTTATTCTGTGTTTAATAGTGATCTCTAATAATAGTCTTA
Coding sequences:
- a CDS encoding OmpA family protein → MKLHITILLLYSLSFLNAQDEKLIKRLEKDAKEYFRIEEYHNALPLYLKLDSISPDNPEYNYRIGVCYLHSNNEPFSLTYLQRAEKMNYKDEKLNYRLGKALHFNHQFDAAIEAFHKYLRTLKSDDTGDRKLMEEVNRYIGQCHIGRKLLTKPLDIRIENLGPVINSRFPDYAPVISADETVLIFTSRRDNTTGGYIDEEGKYFEDIYISYKEKIYIDNEKQYKYSDLLKKFGIKKTDTLINQGTFKVTEQWTKPQNMKINTETHDACVAISPDGQKLFTYKTNRSAIRSGDIYVSELTGNEWSIPQRLPDEINTKGWEPSCSISADEKKLFFSSDREGGFGGTDIYMSVKLPNGKWSVAKNIGPKINTPYDEDAPFIHPDGKTLYFSSKGHESIGGFDIFTSVYVEEMDDWFAAKNIGYPINTSGDDIFFVWSADGKRGYFSSVRDDSYGDKDIYVVYRPESEISLVVLKGHVLNSKTNEPIGATIVFMNNTDTKLIGYYNSNSFTGKYTIILPPGKNYGITVEAPGYLFHSENFDLPDLQDYKEIEKDILLDPIEIGKKSILRNVFFDYAKAHLRDESKPELERLYVLLKRNSTLKIKISGHTDNHGSHEYNIQLSQSRAQSVVDWLINRGTEKERLTAVGQGETQPMTPNENADGSDNPEGRQLNRRTEFEII
- a CDS encoding OmpA family protein, whose protein sequence is MKNIKSLYTLCPANWRGHALCTMRLFTTGLALIVFTNAYAQNIKKIMQKADYFFEESDYKAAIPLYLEALELDPQGVNKYYKKTFAGVATTQYRLGLCYLQTTFKTKSIPHLKKAFKMNPLVHAEVQYHLGLAYQLNHRFDEAIASFRSFKGTLSEKEQIKIQELNRKILECKNGIEMVKNPVKAKLDNLGPVVNSKYNDFAPVISADESILMFTSRRPGSIGGDQDEFGEHYEDIYTSYNIDGNWTEPRNMGKPINTNDHDATIALSPDGKRLFIYNSDNGGDIFYSELKGDIWSKPQGFGKNINSKNTEPSVSMTSDHKTIYFSSNKPGGYGGLDIYMSKLDAKGKWGQAINLGPVINTKYDDDAPFIQVNGRDLYFSSRGLKGMGDYDIYRSTLKGGVWSEPENLGYPINTAGADIYFVLSADNKHGYYASDKEDGIGAKDIYMISMPERKKIAAVTTKRKTIKTNPKKKIIAPVKKVKTVTAITILKGTIRDDFTKKPLDAKVVVIDNAKNQTIFQETADPLTGKYQVDLPSGKNYGIRAEKKDYMFHSENVNIPASEGFQEITKDIYLKKIAIGTKVVLKNIFFDLGKANLRPESGAELVKLATLLQENPTIKIEISGHTDNASSWAYNKKLSENRAKSVVDYLRFEGIEEWRLRYAGYSFDKPIASNDTKAGRQLNRRVEFEIIGN